One region of Bdellovibrio bacteriovorus genomic DNA includes:
- a CDS encoding phosphate/phosphite/phosphonate ABC transporter substrate-binding protein: MLKNIFVLAVSLLLLSCTAHEELGSKDHPVQFALVPGQDAVVLSENGKLLERWIQQQTGIYVKMHVPVNFIAVVEALGSQRVDVAIMNPFGYILAHQKYKAEAFLMGVNRGRSEYWGQIITKNPRIRSLADLNGKKFAFVDPASTSGYVLPAKLLKDAKVQLGEIVFAGKHDSVVTMVYQGRVDAGATYHTPAEDGVPQDARRLVISQFPDVYEKVRILEKTGSVPSDPVVFRKDFPVELRNKIVDAMKSFSSTPEGEKALKNLYHLTDFKDCTDKDYDHVRQILLDIGKNVQDLVK, encoded by the coding sequence GTGTTGAAGAATATCTTCGTCCTTGCCGTCTCTTTGCTCTTACTTTCTTGCACTGCGCATGAAGAACTGGGCTCCAAAGATCATCCTGTGCAGTTTGCTCTTGTTCCGGGTCAGGACGCCGTTGTTCTCTCAGAAAATGGGAAACTTTTAGAACGCTGGATTCAACAACAGACTGGCATTTACGTTAAGATGCATGTGCCGGTGAATTTTATCGCCGTAGTTGAAGCATTAGGATCCCAACGTGTTGATGTCGCGATCATGAATCCTTTTGGGTACATATTGGCGCACCAAAAATACAAAGCAGAAGCCTTTTTGATGGGGGTCAACCGGGGACGCTCTGAATATTGGGGGCAAATCATCACGAAGAATCCCAGAATCCGTTCGCTTGCCGACTTAAATGGAAAAAAATTCGCGTTCGTCGATCCGGCGTCCACTTCGGGTTATGTTTTACCAGCCAAACTGCTTAAAGACGCAAAGGTTCAATTAGGTGAAATCGTTTTCGCCGGCAAACATGACAGCGTTGTAACCATGGTCTATCAGGGCCGCGTCGACGCGGGTGCTACCTATCACACGCCGGCTGAAGACGGCGTGCCGCAAGATGCACGACGCCTGGTGATATCACAGTTTCCTGATGTTTATGAAAAAGTGCGCATCTTGGAAAAAACGGGCTCTGTTCCTAGTGATCCCGTGGTTTTTCGAAAGGATTTCCCAGTAGAGCTACGAAATAAGATAGTTGATGCGATGAAAAGCTTTTCTTCCACCCCTGAAGGGGAAAAAGCGTTGAAAAATCTTTATCATCTCACAGATTTTAAAGATTGTACGGATAAGGACTACGATCATGTTCGTCAGATTCTTTTAGATATTGGGAAGAACGTTCAGGACCTTGTTAAATAA
- a CDS encoding OsmC family protein — protein sequence MVKMEAHYQGEKHCELTHVPSGARIGTDAPKDNNGKGELFSPTDLLGAATGSCMLTVMAIAAEKDGVELKGSRVTVEKEMALNPRRVAKLHIVLHLPQSVPHDYRKKLEDIALNCPVKLSLHPDLQTPILFHYDM from the coding sequence ATGGTAAAAATGGAAGCCCATTATCAAGGCGAAAAACATTGTGAACTGACGCATGTTCCTTCTGGAGCCCGCATCGGCACAGACGCCCCGAAAGATAATAATGGGAAAGGGGAACTCTTCTCCCCAACAGATCTTTTAGGCGCAGCGACTGGATCTTGCATGCTCACCGTAATGGCGATTGCCGCAGAAAAAGACGGTGTTGAGCTGAAAGGTTCACGCGTCACCGTAGAAAAAGAAATGGCTTTGAACCCTCGTCGCGTGGCCAAGTTGCACATTGTTTTACATCTTCCACAAAGTGTTCCGCACGATTATCGCAAGAAATTAGAAGACATCGCTTTGAATTGCCCCGTTAAGCTGAGCTTGCACCCGGATCTGCAAACTCCCATTTTATTCCACTACGACATGTAA
- a CDS encoding helix-turn-helix domain-containing protein: MEHSRYLETIKKVLRTREVTYSELAAHLKMTESGVKKMLNAKDISFRRILQICDALGILPGQLFSLSEKSFIAEVTLSKQQEEALLKQRSLLAVYWRLTVEGRDLSEIEGLQKLSKTELKKILDKLVNLELLSLKRGTYTPRHVGKFKWNEETKLVKILNQEWSELTLQRALEKKKGALHRLVSMKLSEESYARLQQGLTKVLDEAVQNSENEELTLSKKQMHNFTALVATVAQGVLDT, from the coding sequence ATGGAGCACTCTCGATATTTGGAAACGATTAAAAAAGTCCTTCGCACCCGTGAAGTGACCTACAGCGAACTTGCCGCGCATTTGAAAATGACCGAATCAGGCGTAAAGAAAATGCTCAACGCGAAAGACATTTCCTTCCGGCGCATCCTGCAAATTTGTGATGCTTTAGGGATTTTACCTGGACAGCTTTTCTCTTTGTCGGAAAAGAGTTTTATAGCGGAAGTCACTTTATCAAAGCAGCAGGAAGAGGCTTTATTGAAACAACGGTCCTTGCTAGCTGTCTATTGGCGTCTTACTGTCGAAGGCCGCGACTTAAGTGAAATTGAAGGACTTCAAAAGCTCTCTAAGACCGAACTAAAAAAAATATTGGATAAGCTTGTTAACTTGGAACTTCTCTCGTTAAAGCGCGGGACCTACACTCCCCGACATGTTGGAAAGTTCAAATGGAATGAAGAAACAAAGCTCGTCAAAATTTTAAATCAAGAATGGTCTGAACTGACGTTGCAAAGAGCTTTAGAAAAGAAGAAAGGAGCTTTACATCGTCTGGTCAGCATGAAGCTTTCGGAAGAGTCCTACGCCCGATTGCAACAGGGGTTAACCAAGGTGCTTGATGAAGCCGTGCAAAATTCTGAAAATGAAGAGCTGACACTTTCAAAAAAACAAATGCACAACTTTACGGCGCTTGTCGCGACGGTGGCCCAAGGAGTCTTAGACACCTAG
- a CDS encoding Hpt domain-containing protein has protein sequence MSKVTVEIDADLQDLIPQFVENRKKDIETLEQLVEKNDLVTIAQLAHKIKGAAAGYGFNELSELAAQMEKSAKANDSTPLKDLVKRMRIHFLNIEIRYVTM, from the coding sequence ATGTCTAAAGTAACTGTCGAAATTGATGCCGATCTACAGGATCTCATCCCACAGTTTGTCGAGAATCGTAAAAAAGATATCGAGACACTCGAACAGCTGGTGGAAAAGAATGATCTTGTGACGATCGCTCAGCTTGCACATAAAATTAAGGGTGCAGCTGCGGGCTATGGTTTCAACGAACTGAGCGAGCTAGCTGCGCAGATGGAAAAATCTGCAAAAGCCAACGATAGCACTCCGCTTAAAGACCTTGTTAAAAGAATGAGAATTCATTTCCTAAACATCGAAATTCGCTACGTCACGATGTAG
- a CDS encoding NAD(P)H-quinone oxidoreductase, protein MRVIDMTAPGGPEVLQMAERPQPQVHPYEVLIEVAAAGVNRPDCAQRQGSYPPPPGASDILGLEVAGTVVACGEKVSRWKIGDKVCALISGGGYAEYVAAPEGQCLPVPHSLDMIQAAALPETFFTVWTNVFESGHLKKGERILIHGGSGGIGTTAIQLAREFGAEVFTTAGKKESVKALRDIGAKHVILYKNEDFVKVIKQETQEKGVDVILDMVGGDYFIRNVEALAYLGRLVQIATLHGTKAEIDLRKVMMKRLTITGSTLRARSVEEKTRIAQALEKNVWPLLNAGKLKPVIFKTFSLNEAREAHELMESSAHTGKIVLVVKN, encoded by the coding sequence ATGCGCGTAATCGATATGACGGCTCCTGGTGGACCCGAAGTACTTCAGATGGCTGAAAGACCTCAGCCTCAAGTTCATCCTTATGAAGTTTTGATTGAAGTCGCCGCAGCGGGTGTGAATCGACCTGACTGTGCACAACGCCAAGGAAGTTATCCTCCGCCTCCTGGCGCATCAGATATTTTAGGATTGGAAGTCGCGGGCACAGTTGTAGCCTGCGGAGAAAAAGTTTCGCGCTGGAAAATTGGCGACAAAGTCTGCGCATTAATTTCAGGCGGCGGTTATGCCGAATATGTGGCCGCGCCAGAAGGACAGTGTCTTCCTGTTCCTCATTCCTTAGACATGATTCAAGCAGCCGCTTTACCAGAAACTTTCTTTACCGTGTGGACGAATGTCTTTGAAAGTGGACATCTAAAAAAGGGTGAACGTATTTTAATTCACGGGGGATCGGGTGGCATTGGCACTACAGCAATTCAATTGGCGCGAGAATTCGGGGCCGAGGTTTTTACTACGGCAGGAAAGAAAGAGTCCGTAAAGGCTTTGCGTGATATAGGTGCCAAGCACGTCATTCTCTATAAGAACGAAGATTTTGTGAAGGTGATTAAACAAGAGACTCAAGAAAAAGGCGTTGACGTTATTTTAGACATGGTCGGTGGCGACTATTTTATTCGCAACGTAGAGGCTTTGGCCTATCTGGGACGTTTAGTGCAAATCGCAACTTTGCACGGCACGAAAGCAGAAATTGATCTTCGCAAGGTTATGATGAAACGTCTGACTATCACGGGGTCCACGTTACGTGCGCGCTCCGTCGAAGAAAAAACCCGTATTGCACAGGCTTTAGAAAAAAATGTGTGGCCTTTACTGAATGCGGGAAAATTAAAGCCCGTGATTTTTAAAACCTTCTCTTTAAATGAAGCGCGTGAGGCGCATGAACTTATGGAGTCTTCGGCTCACACGGGTAAAATTGTTCTTGTTGTTAAAAACTAG
- the rnk gene encoding nucleoside diphosphate kinase regulator, producing MSTQPRIFITDQDHHRLMALLSQVEGPWAEALEEELGRAHVIAQTEIPRNVVTMNSRVKFLDEATGQESEMTLVYPQDAKLEEGRISILAPVGMALLGLTEGQSIDWKMPNGLVKKLSVRRVEFQPEAEGRWDL from the coding sequence ATGAGCACACAACCTCGCATATTTATCACTGATCAAGATCATCACCGTTTGATGGCTTTGCTATCGCAGGTGGAGGGTCCTTGGGCCGAAGCTTTAGAAGAAGAACTTGGGCGTGCGCATGTTATTGCGCAGACAGAAATTCCTCGCAATGTTGTGACGATGAATTCGCGCGTTAAATTTTTAGACGAAGCCACAGGTCAAGAAAGCGAAATGACACTGGTTTATCCTCAAGATGCAAAGCTTGAAGAGGGGCGTATTTCTATTTTGGCCCCGGTAGGTATGGCGCTATTGGGATTGACCGAAGGCCAATCCATCGACTGGAAAATGCCCAATGGTTTGGTAAAAAAACTTTCGGTACGTCGAGTGGAATTTCAGCCGGAAGCCGAAGGCCGTTGGGATCTTTAA
- a CDS encoding response regulator: MGTEEKSRLLIVEDDSDIRELLKHFLKEFVDEIVEAENGAAALEHVKTQEFDTILSDIEMPQMNGLKFLAYVRSLGQMTPFVVLTAHGDHSRALEALSLGAFDFITKDSKRKLVIESVCAALKFGREMKSSKNDPVRSNHLRKVYADMSKSSEMRLRKIIEEMSS; encoded by the coding sequence ATGGGCACTGAAGAAAAAAGCCGTCTATTGATCGTTGAAGACGACTCCGATATCCGTGAGTTATTAAAACACTTTCTTAAAGAGTTTGTAGACGAAATCGTCGAAGCTGAAAATGGCGCAGCCGCCCTTGAGCACGTGAAAACTCAAGAGTTCGACACTATTCTTTCTGATATCGAAATGCCCCAGATGAATGGGCTTAAGTTTTTAGCTTACGTGCGTTCATTAGGTCAGATGACTCCATTTGTAGTGTTAACTGCGCACGGCGATCACTCTCGCGCCCTTGAAGCTCTTTCTCTTGGAGCTTTTGACTTCATCACTAAAGATTCAAAAAGAAAATTAGTGATTGAAAGTGTGTGTGCCGCTTTAAAATTCGGCCGTGAAATGAAATCCTCTAAAAACGATCCTGTTCGATCAAATCACTTGCGCAAAGTTTATGCGGATATGTCTAAATCATCCGAAATGCGCTTAAGAAAAATCATCGAAGAAATGTCATCTTAG
- the pbpC gene encoding penicillin-binding protein 1C: protein MTKKFLTAGALSTALLTLGSGIYFYNSLPVLRSYDQVKAQYQSSDLYILSHEGKLLHQWRKNKDNRSFQWTALADVSPVLTSEILKSEDRFFHEHSGVSFSSLMASVYQRLFKGSSRGGSTITMQLLKLITPERVKYSGMTGKLRQIIAAYQLERFWSKKEILEAYLNLIPLRGEYRGVAASSWSLFDKSPTGLTLKEAVALAVLVRAPNASVKDWKNRACWQEPSLCSEFPGFIAELSKKTLEPSQQNLALHLAQRLSPRFTSGEVKSTVHLDVQTYTQEMVKSQILNLQEQNVNDAAVLVIENATGNVWAYVGGSGISDKRYVDGVRAYRQAGSTLKPFLYATAFENNILTPHSWIEDSAVDIVFERGIYKPQNHDKQFYGWVQVKTALASSLNVPAVKVFKLLNDESFWTRLQSLGFKNLKEPEHYGPALALGVADVTLEDLTQAYRTLANNGIYTDLRFTSNDPEPEARQVFKTKTAQEVSFILAQNENRALGFGLDSALSTQGASVKTGTSKDMRDNWCIGFNSRFTVGVWVGNFSGEPMWNVMGVTGAAPIWKKVIAFLETNYPSPKISEGSALASTTVIAPEKYPQARIVYPQDGMIMALDPAIPIAHQKMPLLAEGPHPERLQWRINGKKVAGSKSVLWTPEAGRHTFELYQNQKLAQKVQVLVK, encoded by the coding sequence GTGACGAAAAAGTTTTTAACCGCAGGGGCTCTTTCAACAGCTTTGCTCACTTTGGGAAGTGGAATCTATTTTTATAATTCTCTTCCCGTATTGCGTTCGTACGATCAGGTTAAAGCGCAATATCAAAGCTCGGATTTGTACATTCTTAGCCATGAGGGAAAACTTTTACATCAGTGGCGTAAAAACAAAGACAATCGAAGTTTTCAGTGGACTGCACTGGCCGATGTTTCGCCGGTTTTAACTTCCGAAATTTTGAAATCGGAAGACCGATTTTTCCATGAACACTCAGGGGTTTCATTCTCGTCACTGATGGCAAGTGTGTATCAAAGATTATTTAAGGGTTCTTCCCGCGGAGGAAGCACAATCACCATGCAGCTTTTAAAGCTGATCACTCCAGAGCGCGTGAAGTATTCGGGAATGACAGGCAAGCTTCGGCAAATAATAGCGGCCTACCAACTGGAACGATTCTGGTCCAAAAAAGAAATACTCGAAGCTTACCTTAATCTGATTCCTCTTCGCGGTGAATACCGGGGTGTCGCTGCGTCTTCGTGGTCTTTGTTCGACAAATCACCTACTGGATTGACTCTGAAAGAAGCGGTCGCGTTGGCCGTGTTAGTCCGGGCACCCAATGCCAGCGTGAAAGATTGGAAAAATCGCGCCTGCTGGCAAGAGCCCTCATTGTGTTCTGAGTTTCCCGGCTTTATTGCGGAGCTTTCGAAAAAAACTTTAGAGCCATCACAGCAAAATTTGGCTTTGCACTTAGCGCAAAGATTGAGTCCACGCTTTACTAGTGGCGAAGTTAAATCCACCGTCCACCTTGATGTTCAAACCTACACTCAAGAAATGGTCAAGTCGCAGATTCTGAATTTACAAGAACAGAACGTGAATGATGCCGCCGTTCTGGTGATCGAAAATGCCACCGGTAATGTTTGGGCTTACGTAGGTGGAAGTGGCATTTCAGATAAGAGATATGTCGACGGTGTTCGTGCCTATCGTCAGGCAGGATCTACATTGAAACCTTTCCTTTATGCCACGGCCTTTGAAAATAATATTTTAACGCCCCATTCATGGATCGAGGATTCAGCGGTCGACATCGTTTTTGAGAGAGGCATTTATAAACCGCAAAATCATGATAAGCAGTTCTATGGCTGGGTGCAGGTTAAAACAGCGTTGGCCTCTTCTTTAAATGTTCCTGCGGTGAAAGTTTTCAAACTTCTGAATGACGAAAGCTTTTGGACTCGTCTTCAATCTTTGGGGTTTAAAAATCTCAAAGAGCCTGAACACTATGGACCTGCGTTGGCATTAGGTGTCGCCGACGTGACACTTGAAGATCTGACGCAAGCTTACCGCACTTTGGCCAACAACGGCATATACACTGATTTGCGCTTTACCTCTAATGATCCCGAACCGGAAGCACGACAGGTTTTTAAAACAAAAACAGCTCAGGAAGTGTCTTTCATTCTGGCGCAGAATGAAAACCGCGCCTTGGGATTCGGATTAGATTCTGCGCTTTCAACTCAAGGGGCTTCGGTTAAGACGGGAACGAGTAAAGACATGCGAGACAATTGGTGCATCGGATTTAATTCTCGTTTCACGGTCGGTGTTTGGGTCGGAAACTTTTCAGGTGAACCCATGTGGAATGTGATGGGGGTTACCGGGGCCGCACCGATTTGGAAAAAAGTGATAGCGTTTTTAGAGACAAACTATCCGTCACCAAAAATTTCTGAAGGCTCTGCTTTGGCAAGCACTACGGTGATCGCACCTGAAAAATATCCTCAAGCTCGCATTGTATATCCTCAAGATGGGATGATTATGGCCTTGGACCCGGCAATTCCGATAGCTCATCAGAAAATGCCCTTATTGGCAGAGGGGCCACATCCCGAAAGATTGCAGTGGAGAATCAACGGCAAAAAGGTCGCTGGAAGTAAGTCAGTATTGTGGACGCCCGAAGCCGGACGTCACACTTTTGAACTTTATCAAAACCAGAAGCTTGCGCAAAAAGTGCAAGTTCTAGTGAAGTAA
- a CDS encoding ATP-binding protein — protein MTHRTRLFLFTTALVLGTLLIAGSIGYRVGAAALMQSSIDKLVQARVAKTKELTQDFQHLNNVLLTMAETRRIQKFLLNSPSDQEEIRQYLQRSGSESGWRPLIARQYQSPQTEDILRSLSQMTPTSIFLQAQFLQEALHENKNSREIVEPSQAPKLSYFKNHAVIHNFILNQMERNHLSDILLIDNLGNIVYTANKRLNFGANLLTGSFANTRLAQVFKWSTEAANATTKFFDFSPLAHFWPENVAFLAAPIYSAGSNKHLGVLVFQIPVQRIDEILSNNRDWKSLGLGSSGEMVAFGPEGLMRNTSRFFFENPNRLIDDLQKRHPSTNEGELILRSQSTAMIVGLSQTQLKEYLEMSELVDESEDYAGHRTLQSVGKVILPGETTWILIAKMGLQDAVAPLKNHLGALFLGLLLIIVISFAAAYWVSLNLFHPLKKLSHALHRLRSHSFEKLSVPRKGEFKGVFESFNEVSEHYNDIKSQKDFLENVFYSLHETFFILEYSAPIETVPSQLTIQASNPAAAEILCVPSASLRGTDLRNWIDMDYSVLDEKIKNSTEDTEITIEGTLKQTSGKETPIEISWSRIKGNVSEKILLIAAGRDISWKKEIAKELKLKEDLLKESQSLSKTGSFRWEIKTGSCIWSEEEYSLLGFEADKVNPTYNLFRSMIIPEDLSLFDNALKNSHESMQPFDVDLRVKKNGTNEMIWVRCRGRTEYDEYGNPVYVYGTTQDITELRRVEQSLIAAKNEALKSSQAKSEFLAHMSHEIRTPMNAIMGMADLLQETKLDDDQKYYVKIFVKAGEVLMALINDILDLSKIEAGEVSIENIPFDLNKLMIDVEDMMKPRALEKALSYSFEISPGISPYVMGDPNKLRQVLINLVGNSLKFTQHGHIRVSVAKNPSKKDTVLFSISDSGVGIPSSKQHLIFQKFTQADSSVTRKYGGTGLGLAISKSLIELMGGKIWFKSREGSGTTFFFTVPYREQVYNPVTQKPLPLQGKELDFTTPKQRDPNKKIKILVADDTEDNRTLFTHYLKNGPYEIIEAENGLEAIDKIKSGQFDIVFMDVQMPELDGYAATDEIRKWENENQKTHTPIIALTAHALSEDRQKSLRAGCDDHIAKPFKKDTLVGVINKYSL, from the coding sequence ATGACTCACAGAACGCGCCTTTTTCTTTTCACGACTGCTCTCGTTCTGGGTACTTTACTCATCGCGGGCAGCATCGGATACCGAGTGGGCGCCGCCGCCTTAATGCAATCTAGCATTGATAAGTTGGTTCAAGCTCGCGTAGCTAAGACAAAAGAACTCACCCAAGACTTCCAGCATCTTAATAACGTGTTACTGACGATGGCAGAAACTCGTCGCATTCAGAAATTTCTACTAAATTCGCCGTCAGATCAGGAAGAAATCCGCCAATATCTACAAAGATCAGGAAGCGAAAGTGGATGGCGCCCCTTAATAGCACGGCAATATCAGTCTCCGCAGACTGAAGATATACTGCGTTCACTTTCGCAAATGACTCCTACTAGCATCTTTCTTCAAGCGCAGTTTCTTCAAGAAGCTCTACATGAAAATAAAAATTCGCGTGAAATCGTTGAGCCTTCTCAAGCACCCAAACTTTCATATTTTAAGAATCACGCCGTCATTCATAACTTCATCCTTAATCAGATGGAGAGAAATCACTTAAGTGACATTCTCCTTATCGATAACCTTGGCAATATCGTATACACTGCTAATAAAAGATTGAACTTTGGAGCGAATTTATTAACTGGCAGCTTCGCTAATACACGCCTGGCGCAAGTATTTAAGTGGTCCACAGAAGCAGCCAATGCAACGACAAAGTTTTTTGATTTCTCGCCTTTGGCTCATTTCTGGCCCGAGAATGTCGCCTTTCTGGCGGCACCCATTTACTCCGCAGGCTCCAACAAACATCTTGGCGTCTTGGTATTTCAAATTCCCGTGCAAAGAATTGACGAAATTCTTTCCAACAATCGTGATTGGAAATCTTTGGGATTAGGAAGCTCCGGCGAAATGGTCGCTTTCGGGCCAGAAGGTCTTATGCGAAATACATCTCGGTTTTTTTTTGAGAATCCCAACCGACTTATTGATGACCTCCAAAAGCGTCATCCTTCGACAAATGAGGGAGAGTTGATACTTCGTTCTCAATCGACAGCCATGATCGTTGGTTTGTCCCAGACTCAGCTCAAAGAATATTTGGAGATGTCGGAACTTGTCGATGAGTCGGAAGATTATGCTGGTCACCGTACTTTGCAATCCGTGGGAAAAGTCATTCTTCCTGGCGAAACCACATGGATTCTAATCGCCAAAATGGGATTGCAAGATGCCGTGGCGCCGTTAAAAAATCACCTCGGCGCTCTATTCTTGGGCTTACTTTTAATCATTGTGATTTCTTTTGCCGCCGCCTACTGGGTTTCTCTAAATCTTTTCCATCCACTCAAAAAACTTTCTCATGCTCTTCACCGCCTGCGTTCTCATTCGTTCGAGAAACTCAGTGTTCCGCGAAAAGGTGAATTCAAGGGAGTCTTTGAATCCTTCAACGAAGTTTCTGAACATTATAATGACATCAAATCTCAAAAAGATTTTCTAGAGAATGTTTTTTACTCACTTCATGAAACGTTCTTTATCCTTGAATACTCCGCCCCTATTGAAACGGTGCCTTCACAACTCACTATTCAAGCATCCAACCCCGCTGCCGCCGAAATTTTGTGTGTTCCCTCTGCCTCTCTTAGAGGGACCGATTTAAGAAATTGGATTGATATGGATTATTCAGTGCTTGATGAAAAAATCAAAAACAGCACTGAAGACACCGAAATTACTATTGAAGGTACCTTAAAGCAAACTTCTGGCAAAGAAACTCCCATTGAAATTTCCTGGTCGCGCATCAAGGGCAACGTCAGCGAAAAAATTCTTCTGATCGCGGCAGGAAGGGATATAAGTTGGAAAAAGGAAATCGCGAAAGAGCTTAAACTTAAAGAAGATCTATTAAAAGAATCACAATCTCTTTCCAAAACAGGCTCTTTCCGTTGGGAAATAAAGACCGGCTCATGCATCTGGTCCGAAGAAGAATATAGCCTCCTTGGATTCGAAGCAGATAAAGTCAATCCAACTTACAATCTGTTCCGTTCCATGATTATCCCTGAGGATCTTTCGCTATTCGACAATGCCCTGAAAAACTCGCACGAAAGCATGCAACCATTTGATGTGGATTTGCGAGTTAAAAAGAATGGCACGAACGAAATGATTTGGGTGCGATGTCGCGGCCGTACGGAATATGATGAATACGGAAACCCAGTGTATGTGTATGGAACTACCCAAGACATCACCGAGCTTCGCCGCGTAGAGCAGTCTTTGATTGCTGCGAAAAATGAAGCCCTAAAATCTTCTCAGGCTAAATCGGAATTCCTGGCTCATATGAGTCACGAAATTCGCACTCCAATGAATGCGATAATGGGTATGGCCGATCTACTTCAAGAAACGAAGCTTGATGACGATCAAAAGTACTACGTCAAAATTTTCGTGAAGGCTGGCGAAGTTTTGATGGCGCTTATCAATGACATCCTGGACCTTTCTAAAATTGAAGCCGGCGAAGTTTCTATCGAAAATATCCCCTTTGATTTGAATAAGCTCATGATCGACGTAGAAGACATGATGAAACCAAGAGCCTTAGAGAAAGCCTTGAGCTACTCTTTCGAGATCTCTCCAGGGATATCTCCGTACGTCATGGGTGATCCGAACAAGCTTCGACAGGTTTTGATCAATCTGGTTGGAAACTCGTTGAAATTCACTCAGCACGGCCACATTCGAGTTTCCGTGGCAAAGAATCCTTCTAAAAAGGACACAGTCCTTTTTAGCATCAGCGATTCCGGTGTAGGTATCCCGTCTTCTAAGCAACACTTAATATTCCAGAAGTTCACCCAAGCTGACAGCTCAGTGACGCGTAAATACGGCGGAACCGGATTGGGATTGGCTATTTCCAAAAGCTTGATCGAACTTATGGGCGGTAAAATTTGGTTTAAGAGTCGGGAAGGCAGCGGAACAACTTTTTTCTTTACAGTCCCGTATCGCGAGCAAGTTTATAATCCTGTGACCCAAAAGCCTCTGCCGCTTCAAGGTAAAGAACTCGATTTTACCACTCCGAAGCAGCGCGACCCCAATAAAAAAATTAAGATCCTGGTTGCCGACGACACAGAAGACAACCGCACTCTTTTTACGCACTATCTTAAAAACGGGCCCTATGAAATTATTGAAGCTGAGAATGGACTTGAGGCTATAGATAAGATAAAGTCAGGTCAGTTTGATATTGTCTTTATGGACGTGCAAATGCCCGAGCTAGATGGTTATGCGGCCACGGATGAAATCCGCAAATGGGAAAACGAGAATCAAAAAACTCACACCCCTATCATTGCCCTCACTGCGCATGCACTTTCTGAAGACAGACAGAAGTCTTTAAGAGCGGGCTGCGATGATCACATTGCTAAACCGTTTAAAAAAGACACGTTGGTCGGTGTGATTAACAAATATTCTCTGTAA